Below is a genomic region from Paraburkholderia phenazinium.
TCAAAAACGGAGACAGAATTGAACGAGAATCGCAAACTTACGGGAAAGGTTGCCATTGTCTTTGGCGGTTCGCGAGGCATTGGTGCGGCGGCAGCAAGGCGCCTGGCAAACGACGGGGCCAATGTAGCGGTGACCTACGTGTCGGCGCCGGAGCGAGCGGCAGAAACGGTTGGGGCGATAGAGGCCGCCGGACGGACCGGCCTTGCCATCGAGGCAGACAGTGCTGATCCGGCAGCGATCGAGGCGGCTGTCGCGCAGGCCGTGGATCGCTTTGGGAGACTGGACATTGCAGTTGTCAACGCAGGCATCCTGTTGCTTGGCGACGTTGCGACGGTGAGCGTGGAAAATCTTGACCGGATGCTGAACGTCAACGTGCGTGGCGTCTTCCTCTCCATCCAGGCTGCGGCTGCGCGTCTCGCTGACGGTGGCCGGATCATTACGATCGGCAGCAACACTGCGGTACGAAGCGGGCATCCGGGCTCGAGCGTCTACTCGATGACGAAGGCTGCAGTTGCAGTCATGGTGAAAGGCATCGCCATCGACCTCGCAGGCCGTGGCATCACGGTCAACAATATTCAGCCCGGGCCTACGGTTACGGATATGACAGTCGATCATATCGAGAGGATCAAGCCGCTCATTCCACTCAAACGCGCGGCAGATCCGGACGAGATTGCTGGTCTGGTTGCATACCTCGCCAGCAAGGAGTCAGGCTATATGACGGGCTCCAGCCTCACCATCGACGGTGGCATGGTGCTGTGACTGCCAGTGAACGGCCGAACCAGGCCAACTGCCCCGCCTGAATCCGGGCGCCATTGTTTTCGAAGGTCATCTTGCGGCGGCACGGGGCGCGGGTAGGTATTCACCCAGCCGTATTTTGCGGTGCTATCCTGCCCAACATCCCTTAGATGCCAGCCCGTCCGGCCTTTCGCGATTCCGCGCCGCACAACGCGCTTCAGCCGCAACCCGGTCAAGATATGAAACTCTTCTGAATCGCATGGAGTACCGCCATGCTACGAACGTTCACCCAGCTCTGTCAGCCCGCCAACAAGGCCCTGCTCGTCGCCGCCGATGACGGACACGCGACGCTCACCGGCAGCGGCACCTACGCGATGCCATGGCACTGGCACGACTGCCTGATGTTCATCCTGCCGAGTCACGGCGCCGTCGAGTTATGCCACGAAGATCGCCGCGCGGGCACCTGGCTGTCGCAGGATCGCTTCGCAGTCGTACCCCAGGGGCAGGCCCACCAGACCCGCGCCGGATGCGCCACTCACACGCACGTCGCCGTCTACGTCACTGGCGACGCGTTGCGCAAGCTCGATACCGGGGTCGGCTCGCTTGGCGAATTCCGCCGTCGCACGCGCACTCCCATCCTCGTGCGCCGGACCGCAGCGATTCGTGCGTTGCAAGACCTGTCGTTGCGCAACGACATGGGAGCCTATGGCGGCGCGGCCACGCGCCAGGCCCTGTCGGCAGCCTTGCTGATGCAGTGCATCGGCGAAGTCATCTCTGGAAAAACAGAGCCGGGGACCTCGCCGCGCGAGCATGGCATGGCGCTCGTCGCCGACCTCGAAGCCTTCGTGACCCGCCATGCGGACCAGGACATTCCGCTCGACGCGCTCGAAGAGCGCTTCGGCATTTCCCGCCGGCACATTACGCGTCTGTTCCGCGAAGGCACCGGACTCTCGATCGGCGAATTCCAGCAGCGCAAGCGGTACGAAAACGCCTGTCGGCTGCTCACCGACACGGACCTGCCGATCGGCGAAGTGGCATTCCGGGTCGGCTTTGAAAGCGGCGCGGCCCTCGCGCGCGCGATGCGCCGCATCGGCGACCATTCGCCGTCCGATCTGCGCGCGACGATGGCCCGTTCGGTCAAAAGGTAAGGCCCGTTCGAACGCACGGCCTGGCGTCGATCCCCGTAAATTGACCGGATGGAAACACATCCCCCGGTCAGCGGGGCTCACGCCGTCATGTCTTCACGTCATCAGGTCGAACTCGTCAGCGTATTCGCCGCCGGCCCCGGCGGTGGCAACCCGGCGCCTATCGTGGTCGACGCAGCCGGCATGTCCGACACGCAAATGCAGGAGGTGGCGCGGCGCTACGGCCACGAAAGCGGCTTCGTCCTGCCGGCGCCGCCCGGCTCCAGCTGCGACTACGAGTTTCGCTTCTGGGTCCCGAATCATGAGATGTCGATGTGCGGTCACGCCACGGTCGGCGCAGTCTGGCTGCTCCATCAAACCGGGCGCTTACGACGTGACCGGCTAACCGTCCAGACCCGCAGCGGCGAGGTCGGAATTCGTATTACGGATTACACGGCCGAGGGCGCCGCGGTCGAAATCTCCCAACCCATGGGCCGGGTCGAACCGTTGCCGCTGGCGCAACTCAGCCGCGACGAGATCCTCGACGCGCTCGACATCACCGAGGCACAACTTGCGCCATTGCCGATCCAGAACGCCTGCACCAGTCGCGTCAAAACGCTGATTCCACTTGCCAGCCCGGTCGATCTCGACGCGCTTCGGCCGCGCTTCGAGAAAATCGAGGCGCTGTGCGAGCGGATCGGTTCCACCGGTCTCTACCCCTACGCGAGCTTCGACACCCGCCGGCAAATCTTCGATGCCCGGCAGTTTCCGCGCGCCTCTGGCTATCCAGAAGACGCGGCAACCGGAATCGCCGCCTCCGCGTTGTCGTTCGGTCTGCTCGCCAATGGCCTGGTCGAGGCGTCCACGCGGACCATCACGATCCGCCAGGGGCGCGCGATGAAACGCCCGTCGCAAATCTCGGTGCGCTTCAGTTTCGAGGACGGTGCCGCATCCGGCCACCCCGACGGCTGCTGGCTCGGCGGCCCGGTTCGCTTTGAGACGCGTGCCGAGGGGACGTCATGACGACTGTCATCGCGGACCGGCTGGCGCAGCTGGGCATGACTCTGCCGCCTCCTCCATCGCCGCGGGGCGTCTACGTGGGCGTGGTGATCCACGACGGTATCGCCTATGTCAGCGGCCAGGTCAGCCGCGTCGGCGACGAGATCATCGCCGGGCCAGTCGATCGCACCACCCCGCCCGAGCTGATCCGTCATGCGGCGCGGACCTGCGTGCTGCGCGCGCTGGCCGCGCTTGCGGCAGCGCTGCCGTCCACAACCACGGTCGAACGCATTCTGTACCTGCGTGGCTTCGTCAATGCCGTGCCTGACTTCATGAACCACAGCCAGGTGATGGATGAAGCCTCCGCGCTGCTGCATGAAATCTTCGGCGAAAGCGGCCGGCACGCAAGATCGGCACTCGGCGTCGCCGGCCTGCCGGGCGGCGGTCTCCTTGAAATCGAACTCACTGTCGCGCTCGCGCGCGAGTCCGTTCACGCACAGGAAGGCGCCGGCAACCCCAGCGAAGCCGGGCCACAACACACCGACGCACACCAACGCACGCCATAACAAGACGCGGGATCGCCGCTAAAACCGGCAGATCCGCACGATCATTTACCTCGGAGAACGCCATGAATCGTCGTCAACTGCTGCAACTCGGCCTTGCGGCCGGCCCCGCCATCCTGTTGTCCCGCTCCATTCAGGCGGCCGACGCCGAACTGGTGGTCGGTTCCAACGTGGGCGCCCCGCCGTTCGCGTTCAAGCAGGGCGACAGTTACTCCGGCTTTGACGTCGAGGTCTGGAGCGAAGTCGCCACGGGCATGAACCGTAAATGGCGCCTCCAACCGATGGAGTTCGGTGCACTGATCCCGGCACTTCAGACGCACAACCTCGACGTGATCGTCTCGCAGCTTTTTATCAAACCCGAGCGCCAGCAGGTTATCGACTTTTCCACGCCGTACTATAAAAGCGGCCTGATTGCGCTGACGCGCATCGACAACACTACCATCCACACCCCGGCCGATCTCGATGGCAAACACATCGGCACCGAAACGGGTACGGTCGCGGTCGGCTACGTCAAGGATCACTTCAAGGACGCTACGCTCGAGCAATTGCCGAGTATCAACAATGCGCTGCTGGCACTGGAAGCCGGCCGCACCGATGCGGTCGTCTACGATAAGCCCCTGTTGTTGTACTACGCCAACACCGCCGGGAAGAACAAGGTCAGAGTGATCGCGCCGCCTCTCGAGGGGCTCGATGTCGGCATGGGCTTCCAGAAGGGCAGCCCACTGGTCGCAGCGGTCAACCTTCAGCTCGCCGCCATGAAGGCAGACGGCCGGCTTCAGGCGCTCAACCAGAAATGGTTCGGCGAGGCGTCGTCATGAGCTTTGATTGGGCGGCTATCGTTGCCGCGCTGCCGGACCTCTTGCTGGGTCTGCGGCTCACGCTCCTGATCGCTCTGGCCGGGCTGCTCGGAGGCATCGCGCTCGGGGTTCTGGCAGGCGTGACGCTGACTTACGGCAGCCGGCTCGCAGCATTACCGGCGCAGGTCTACGTGGCCCTGATCCGCGGCACGCCTATCGTGGTCCAGGTGATGTTCGTCTACTTCGCGCTGCCGATCATGATGAATATACGCATTAGCGCCACCAGCGCCGCCATCATCACCTTGATCGTCAATTCTGGCGCGTATAACGCGGAAATCATCCGGGGCGCGCTCGACGGTGTTCCAGGTGGATTGCGCGAGGCGGGCCTCGCGATGGGCCTTCGTTTTCATACCGTGCTGGCGCATGTCATCACACCCATCGCGTTCAGGCGCGCACTACCGGCGATGGGAAACCAGTTCGTCAACCTGGTCAAGGACACCTCGATTTTTCTCGTCATCGGCGTCGGCGAATTGACCCGCCGGGGACAGGAAATCATGGCCGAGAACTTTCGGGCGGTGGAAATCTGGACCGCAGTGGCGATCATCTATCTGCTCGTGATCAGCCTGCTTGCGCTGGGTCTGCGAGTGCTCGAACGGAGAGTACGTTTGCCATGAGCATGATCGAATTTCAGCAGGCTTCCAAACGATTCGGCCAGCATGTCGTTCTGCAGCCGCTCGATCTCGCGATCTCGGCTGGCGAAGTCGCCGTTATTGTCGGGCCTTCCGGCTCCGGTAAATCGACCATGCTCCGCTGCATCAACGGACTGGAAACCATCAGTTCCGGCAACCTGCTCGTCGACAACATCAGCGTGCTGGGCTCCGCACGCGACGTCAGGCGCATCAGACTCGAAGCGGGCATGGTGTTTCAGCAGTTCAATCTGTTTCCGAACCTGACGGCGATGCAGAACGTCATGTTCGGCCCGATCCGGGCACGCGGTCAGACCAGGGCCGAAGCGCGCGAGATCGCCGCCGCGCTGCTGCACAAAGTAGGTCTTTCCGAACGCATGCATCACTATCCGTCGCAGCTTTCAGGCGGTCAGCAGCAACGCGTGGCGATCGCGCGGGCACTCGCCGTCCGGCCAAAGCTGATGCTATTCGACGAACCGACTTCGGCACTCGATCCGGAACTGCGTCAGGAAGTTCTCAAGGTCATGCAGACGCTCGCCGGTGAGGGCATGACCATGGTCGTCGTCACGCATGAGATGGGCTTCGCGCAGCGCGTGGGCTCGCGCCTGCTCTTCATGGAAGGCGGCCGCGTTGTGCACGACGGCAACCCCGTGGAAATGCTGTCCACGCCGCCGGGGGAACGCTTCCGCGAGTTTCTTCAACATGTTCATTGATGGCCTTGCACTTCACGCTCGCACGCCATAGGAGTCTGCAGTCAAAATGATCCCGTCGCACTTTGAAAACGCTTACGGCTTTCGCCGGGACAGTGTCCGGCACGACAACTGGCGAGAAGCACCATGGAATGTCTGGGCCTTTCGCCATGTCCACGAAATCATCCCGACAGCGCGAATTCCAGCCACACCGGGTCTTGCCGAAGAACCCAAGGTCAATGCCGACGCGCTGACCGAACACGCACTCGTGGTCCGCGGCGAACACCACACGATCGCGTCGATCCTGCAGCGGACCTCGACCGATGCCCTCACGGTGATGCGAGCCGGACGTTTCGTCGCCGATTTTCATGCGCCTAACTTTACGCTGCAAAGCCGCCATATTCTGTTCTCGGCCAGCAAGTCGGTCGCGGGACTGCTCGCCGGCATGCTGGTCGGCGATGCTCTGCTGGACCCCGACGCGCCAGTGGCGCAATACGTGCCGGAACTCGCGTGTTCGGCCTTCGGCGACGCCAGCGTCAGGCACGTGCTGGATATGCGAACCAGCCTCGCGTTCAACGAGGACTATCTCGATCCGAACGGCATCTACGCGCGCTATCGGCGGGCCGGCCTGCTGGACCCGCGCCGCGAAGGCGAGCCGCCGGAGACGGTGCTCGACCTGCTCGCTTCGCTGACCAAAGGTGCGGGCGAGCATGGTGGTCCGTTCCATTACTGCTCACCCAACTCTGACGTGCTCGGCCTCGTGATCGAGCGCGCCTCGGGACAGCGCTACGCCGACTTCGCGGCCACGCGTCTCTGGCAGCCGCTGGGGTTGCGGCAAGACGGTTGCGTCACCGTGGACATCGCGGGCACAGCGCGCTCAGGCGGCGGCTTGTGCATGACCGCGCGCGATCTGGCGAGAATCGGCGAACTGGTGCGTCTCGGCGGTATGGTCAATGGGCGCAGGCTGATATCGGCGGACTGGATGACCGATACGCTTACGGGCGGCAGCACAGAGGCATGGCGACAAGGAAAGTTCTCAAGCTGGCTGCCGAACGGCAAGTATCGCAACAAGTGGTATCAGGTCGGCAACGCCAGCGGAGCATGCTTTGCGATCGGCATTCATGGCCAGTGGCTCTATGTTGACCCGCTACGCGAGACGGTGATCGCCAAATTCTCGTCACAGCCCGTTCCGACCAGCGACGAATTCAAGCTCCTGAATCTCGCGCTGTTCGAGGCGATTGCGGCGATGGCGTAAGGTACTTCAGCCGTCCGTCGACACCGTGACCGCCTCCCATTCCCGGATCTCACTCTCCAACGCGGACAACTTGTCCCTCACGAGCCCGAGCGCATCGCTACCGAGCAGGAGATGCGTGGGAGGGCAATCCGCGGCGATTGCGGCGAGCATCGCGCGTGCGGCCTTTTGCGGATCGCCCAATTGCTTGCCGCTCTTCTCCTCGCGCGCTTTGCGGATGGGATCGAAGACCTGGTCGTAATCCGCAATCGAACGGGGCGTTCGCGTCATCGAGCGCCCCGCCCAGTCGGTGCGGAACGAGCCTGGCGCGACGGCTGTCACGGCGATGCCGAAAGGCTTGACCTCTTTGCCAAGCGCCTCGGAGATGCCCTCCAGCGCGAATTTGCTTCCGCAGTAATAAGTAATCCCTGGCATGGTGATATAGCCGCCCATCGAGGTGATATTCAGAATGTGGCCACGTCTGCGCTCACGCATCAACGGCAGCACGGCTTTTATCATGGCGACAGCGCCGAACACATTCACATCGAACT
It encodes:
- a CDS encoding SDR family NAD(P)-dependent oxidoreductase, which translates into the protein MNENRKLTGKVAIVFGGSRGIGAAAARRLANDGANVAVTYVSAPERAAETVGAIEAAGRTGLAIEADSADPAAIEAAVAQAVDRFGRLDIAVVNAGILLLGDVATVSVENLDRMLNVNVRGVFLSIQAAAARLADGGRIITIGSNTAVRSGHPGSSVYSMTKAAVAVMVKGIAIDLAGRGITVNNIQPGPTVTDMTVDHIERIKPLIPLKRAADPDEIAGLVAYLASKESGYMTGSSLTIDGGMVL
- a CDS encoding helix-turn-helix domain-containing protein, with product MLRTFTQLCQPANKALLVAADDGHATLTGSGTYAMPWHWHDCLMFILPSHGAVELCHEDRRAGTWLSQDRFAVVPQGQAHQTRAGCATHTHVAVYVTGDALRKLDTGVGSLGEFRRRTRTPILVRRTAAIRALQDLSLRNDMGAYGGAATRQALSAALLMQCIGEVISGKTEPGTSPREHGMALVADLEAFVTRHADQDIPLDALEERFGISRRHITRLFREGTGLSIGEFQQRKRYENACRLLTDTDLPIGEVAFRVGFESGAALARAMRRIGDHSPSDLRATMARSVKR
- a CDS encoding PhzF family phenazine biosynthesis protein — protein: MSSRHQVELVSVFAAGPGGGNPAPIVVDAAGMSDTQMQEVARRYGHESGFVLPAPPGSSCDYEFRFWVPNHEMSMCGHATVGAVWLLHQTGRLRRDRLTVQTRSGEVGIRITDYTAEGAAVEISQPMGRVEPLPLAQLSRDEILDALDITEAQLAPLPIQNACTSRVKTLIPLASPVDLDALRPRFEKIEALCERIGSTGLYPYASFDTRRQIFDARQFPRASGYPEDAATGIAASALSFGLLANGLVEASTRTITIRQGRAMKRPSQISVRFSFEDGAASGHPDGCWLGGPVRFETRAEGTS
- a CDS encoding RidA family protein, with amino-acid sequence MTTVIADRLAQLGMTLPPPPSPRGVYVGVVIHDGIAYVSGQVSRVGDEIIAGPVDRTTPPELIRHAARTCVLRALAALAAALPSTTTVERILYLRGFVNAVPDFMNHSQVMDEASALLHEIFGESGRHARSALGVAGLPGGGLLEIELTVALARESVHAQEGAGNPSEAGPQHTDAHQRTP
- a CDS encoding transporter substrate-binding domain-containing protein, giving the protein MNRRQLLQLGLAAGPAILLSRSIQAADAELVVGSNVGAPPFAFKQGDSYSGFDVEVWSEVATGMNRKWRLQPMEFGALIPALQTHNLDVIVSQLFIKPERQQVIDFSTPYYKSGLIALTRIDNTTIHTPADLDGKHIGTETGTVAVGYVKDHFKDATLEQLPSINNALLALEAGRTDAVVYDKPLLLYYANTAGKNKVRVIAPPLEGLDVGMGFQKGSPLVAAVNLQLAAMKADGRLQALNQKWFGEASS
- a CDS encoding ABC transporter permease subunit (The N-terminal region of this protein, as described by TIGR01726, is a three transmembrane segment that identifies a subfamily of ABC transporter permease subunits, which specificities that include histidine, arginine, glutamine, glutamate, L-cystine (sic), the opines (in Agrobacterium) octopine and nopaline, etc.), producing MSFDWAAIVAALPDLLLGLRLTLLIALAGLLGGIALGVLAGVTLTYGSRLAALPAQVYVALIRGTPIVVQVMFVYFALPIMMNIRISATSAAIITLIVNSGAYNAEIIRGALDGVPGGLREAGLAMGLRFHTVLAHVITPIAFRRALPAMGNQFVNLVKDTSIFLVIGVGELTRRGQEIMAENFRAVEIWTAVAIIYLLVISLLALGLRVLERRVRLP
- the glnQ gene encoding glutamine ABC transporter ATP-binding protein GlnQ codes for the protein MSMIEFQQASKRFGQHVVLQPLDLAISAGEVAVIVGPSGSGKSTMLRCINGLETISSGNLLVDNISVLGSARDVRRIRLEAGMVFQQFNLFPNLTAMQNVMFGPIRARGQTRAEAREIAAALLHKVGLSERMHHYPSQLSGGQQQRVAIARALAVRPKLMLFDEPTSALDPELRQEVLKVMQTLAGEGMTMVVVTHEMGFAQRVGSRLLFMEGGRVVHDGNPVEMLSTPPGERFREFLQHVH
- a CDS encoding serine hydrolase domain-containing protein, whose amino-acid sequence is MIPSHFENAYGFRRDSVRHDNWREAPWNVWAFRHVHEIIPTARIPATPGLAEEPKVNADALTEHALVVRGEHHTIASILQRTSTDALTVMRAGRFVADFHAPNFTLQSRHILFSASKSVAGLLAGMLVGDALLDPDAPVAQYVPELACSAFGDASVRHVLDMRTSLAFNEDYLDPNGIYARYRRAGLLDPRREGEPPETVLDLLASLTKGAGEHGGPFHYCSPNSDVLGLVIERASGQRYADFAATRLWQPLGLRQDGCVTVDIAGTARSGGGLCMTARDLARIGELVRLGGMVNGRRLISADWMTDTLTGGSTEAWRQGKFSSWLPNGKYRNKWYQVGNASGACFAIGIHGQWLYVDPLRETVIAKFSSQPVPTSDEFKLLNLALFEAIAAMA
- a CDS encoding oxidoreductase, which gives rise to MASSKILLITGVSSGFGRALAQEALAAGYKVVGTVRSAQAKRDFESLSADAAFGRVLDVTDFDAIDGIVAEIEASVGPVDVLVNNAGYGHEGVMEESPLSEMRRQFDVNVFGAVAMIKAVLPLMRERRRGHILNITSMGGYITMPGITYYCGSKFALEGISEALGKEVKPFGIAVTAVAPGSFRTDWAGRSMTRTPRSIADYDQVFDPIRKAREEKSGKQLGDPQKAARAMLAAIAADCPPTHLLLGSDALGLVRDKLSALESEIREWEAVTVSTDG